A genomic segment from Flavobacterium sp. 9R encodes:
- a CDS encoding OmpA family protein yields the protein MKKKYILCLAIIFLFLSHSFAQKGKIASADKKYNSYAYVDAIQTYERIAAKGYQSAEMFEKLGNAYYFNSDFEKSAHWYEQLYQLSPELDPEYYYRYAQSLKAIGKESEAVAVLNKFESKSNQDSRSKLLKKNNNYLNEIKANIGRYTIENTGINSKYSDYGSTIVDNKLIFTSARDTGGVSQRIHTWTGEHFTNLYSANVDGELTPSAPMRYDANVNSKFHEASPVFTKDGTTMYFTRNNYLDGKKGKDTNKVTLLKIYKATLINNRWTNVTELPFNSSNFSTAHPALSPDEQTMYFASDRPGTIGQSDLYKVSINADGSFGTPINLGKEINTEGRETFPFVTKDNQLYFASDGHPGLGGLDIFTAKINNDGTIGTVENDGAEVNSPKDDFGYYRDSAINKGFFTSNRDGGIGSDDIYKFNFKPSCKQILKGTITDASTGSVLAGTVVTLIDSQYNTIASITTDASGNYSFDVSCNKNYSVRAIKTDYTPKEVKISIPSTTGETKLDIQLESSICKVAIGDNLGKCFGITMIYFDLDKSNIRKEAALDLAKILDVLNQNPSMKLDIRSHTDCRHTAKYNMALSERRAKSTIAWLVSKGIDPSRLTGRGYGESQLINDCGCEPTNASNCTEEQHQMNRRSEFIITAL from the coding sequence ATGAAAAAAAAGTACATCCTTTGCCTTGCTATCATTTTCCTTTTTTTGAGCCATAGTTTTGCTCAAAAAGGTAAGATAGCTTCTGCTGATAAAAAATACAATAGCTATGCTTATGTTGATGCAATACAAACCTATGAACGTATTGCAGCAAAAGGATATCAATCAGCCGAAATGTTCGAAAAATTAGGTAATGCTTATTATTTCAATTCTGATTTTGAAAAGTCTGCACATTGGTACGAACAATTATACCAACTCTCACCAGAATTAGATCCAGAATATTACTATCGTTATGCTCAATCTCTGAAGGCAATAGGAAAAGAATCAGAAGCAGTTGCTGTTCTGAATAAATTTGAAAGCAAATCCAATCAAGATAGCAGAAGTAAACTATTGAAAAAAAATAATAATTATTTGAATGAAATAAAAGCTAATATTGGCAGATATACAATTGAAAATACAGGTATTAATTCAAAATATTCAGATTATGGTAGTACCATAGTTGATAATAAATTAATTTTTACTTCCGCCAGAGATACAGGAGGAGTTAGTCAACGGATTCATACTTGGACAGGAGAACATTTTACAAATCTATATTCAGCGAATGTTGACGGAGAACTAACACCAAGTGCTCCAATGAGATATGATGCTAATGTTAACTCAAAATTTCATGAAGCTTCACCAGTCTTTACAAAAGACGGAACTACCATGTACTTCACTAGAAACAACTACTTAGATGGCAAAAAAGGAAAAGACACGAATAAAGTTACATTGCTTAAAATTTATAAAGCAACATTAATAAATAATCGATGGACTAATGTAACCGAATTACCTTTTAATAGTAGCAATTTTAGCACGGCACACCCTGCGTTAAGTCCTGATGAGCAAACAATGTACTTTGCTTCAGATAGACCCGGTACTATAGGACAATCTGATTTGTATAAAGTATCAATCAATGCTGATGGAAGTTTTGGAACACCAATAAATTTAGGCAAAGAGATTAATACCGAAGGGAGAGAAACTTTCCCTTTTGTAACCAAAGATAATCAATTGTATTTTGCATCAGATGGACATCCTGGGCTTGGAGGATTAGATATTTTTACTGCTAAAATTAATAATGATGGTACTATTGGAACTGTTGAAAACGACGGAGCTGAAGTTAACTCACCAAAAGATGATTTTGGATACTACAGAGATAGTGCAATTAATAAAGGTTTTTTTACTTCCAATCGTGATGGAGGAATAGGTTCAGATGATATATATAAATTTAATTTCAAGCCTAGTTGCAAGCAAATTTTAAAAGGGACAATTACTGATGCCAGTACTGGATCAGTTTTAGCTGGAACTGTGGTTACATTGATAGATAGTCAATACAATACCATTGCTTCGATTACTACAGATGCTTCAGGAAACTACAGTTTTGATGTGTCCTGTAATAAAAACTACAGTGTACGCGCCATCAAAACCGATTATACTCCAAAAGAAGTTAAAATTAGCATTCCCTCCACAACAGGAGAAACAAAACTTGATATTCAGTTAGAAAGTAGTATTTGTAAAGTGGCTATTGGTGATAATCTAGGAAAATGTTTCGGTATCACAATGATATATTTTGATTTGGACAAATCGAATATTCGTAAGGAAGCTGCATTAGATTTAGCTAAAATACTAGACGTATTGAACCAAAACCCATCAATGAAATTGGATATACGTTCTCATACAGATTGCAGACATACCGCAAAATACAATATGGCATTGTCAGAACGAAGAGCAAAATCAACTATAGCTTGGTTAGTATCAAAAGGAATAGATCCGTCAAGATTGACTGGACGTGGTTATGGAGAGTCACAACTAATCAACGATTGTGGTTGTGAACCTACAAATGCTTCAAACTGCACCGAAGAACAACACCAAATGAACAGAAGAAGTGAATTTATTATAACAGCACTCTAA
- a CDS encoding tetratricopeptide repeat protein, with protein sequence MKVRIAIVVIIFLKYSWLYSNLIYQENKNNTTSSSFDDKIIWYEVTETTNMPFGKSTIIYTVSNKNLISTNNLGPNNTRVVIEKSKSKAKKEIDSHKTNSSLNTNTSTDGNLITSEKKAIKTVYINPIETYERMAEKGIKSVEIFKSLGDSYYYKNEYAKAIKYYEALFKMTHDLNAEYYLRYSNALKNMGQISYSEEIFEKYKLLIAKQKN encoded by the coding sequence ATGAAAGTTAGGATAGCCATAGTAGTAATTATTTTTTTAAAATATAGTTGGCTGTATAGCAATTTAATTTATCAAGAAAATAAAAATAATACAACTAGCTCTTCATTTGATGACAAAATTATTTGGTACGAGGTTACGGAAACTACAAATATGCCTTTTGGCAAATCCACTATTATCTATACTGTAAGTAACAAGAATTTAATTAGTACAAATAATTTAGGTCCAAATAATACAAGAGTTGTAATAGAAAAATCGAAATCTAAAGCTAAAAAAGAAATTGATAGTCATAAAACAAATAGTAGTCTAAATACTAATACATCAACTGATGGCAATTTAATTACTAGTGAAAAAAAAGCAATAAAAACTGTTTACATAAATCCAATTGAAACCTATGAAAGAATGGCTGAAAAAGGCATTAAATCAGTTGAGATATTTAAAAGTTTAGGTGATTCTTATTATTATAAAAACGAATATGCAAAAGCGATAAAATACTACGAAGCACTATTTAAAATGACTCATGATCTTAATGCAGAATATTATTTAAGATATTCAAATGCATTAAAAAATATGGGTCAAATATCGTACTCGGAAGAAATATTTGAAAAATATAAATTACTTATAGCTAAGCAAAAAAACTAA
- a CDS encoding type IX secretion system membrane protein PorP/SprF, with product MKTRIISFITMLLAIVSYGQQDAQFTQYMYNTININPAYAGSRGAMSIFALHRTQWVGLDGAPTTNTASINTPINNSNLGLGVSFVNDKIGPTNENTISADLSYTIPTSENFKLSFGMKATANLFNLNVDKLNPADQGDPQFQNLRNVFTPNIGAGIYYHSDKAYLGLSVPNFIQTNRYDDNDVAIFKEKINYYLIGGYVFDLTNDIKFKPAFLTKLVEGSPLQVDVSANFMFIEKVVVGVAYRWSAAMSAMVGFQVTDGMYIGYGYDLETTNLENYNSGSHEIFLRYEIFKNNEKIVTPRFF from the coding sequence ATGAAAACAAGAATAATTTCCTTCATTACGATGTTACTAGCAATAGTGAGTTATGGTCAACAAGATGCACAATTCACCCAGTATATGTATAACACTATCAATATTAATCCTGCCTATGCGGGAAGTCGAGGGGCAATGAGCATTTTTGCGCTACATCGTACACAATGGGTAGGTTTAGACGGTGCACCTACAACAAATACTGCATCAATTAATACTCCAATAAACAACAGTAATTTAGGATTAGGTGTTTCATTTGTAAATGATAAAATAGGCCCAACAAATGAAAACACAATTTCAGCTGACTTATCATATACCATTCCTACCTCAGAGAATTTTAAACTTTCTTTTGGAATGAAAGCAACAGCAAATTTATTCAATCTGAATGTCGATAAACTTAATCCAGCTGATCAGGGTGATCCACAATTTCAAAACTTACGAAACGTATTTACGCCTAACATTGGAGCAGGAATATATTATCACTCTGATAAAGCTTATTTAGGATTATCGGTACCCAACTTTATTCAAACTAATCGATATGACGATAATGATGTAGCTATTTTCAAAGAAAAAATCAATTATTACTTAATAGGGGGGTATGTATTTGATCTGACAAATGATATTAAATTCAAGCCAGCATTCTTAACCAAATTAGTCGAAGGTTCTCCATTACAAGTGGATGTATCAGCCAACTTTATGTTCATAGAAAAAGTAGTAGTTGGTGTAGCATACCGATGGAGCGCGGCTATGAGTGCTATGGTTGGATTTCAGGTTACAGATGGTATGTACATTGGTTATGGATACGATTTAGAAACCACTAATTTAGAAAACTATAATTCAGGATCACATGAAATCTTCTTGCGTTATGAAATCTTCAAAAACAATGAAAAAATTGTTACCCCAAGATTTTTCTAA
- a CDS encoding gliding motility-associated C-terminal domain-containing protein, which produces MVTDNNAVVTGGPIATLAVGATDSTTFSASHTITQDDINAGFVYNLALVTAKDPNDKPVTDTSSDPTPCITCPKNPECTDCTITELNQNPSIDITKDGVYVDSNNDGKTNVGDIVSYNFVIKNTGNVTLTNVVVTDNNAVVTGGPIATLAVGATDSTTFSASHSITQDDINAGFVYNLALATAKDPNDKPVTDTSSDPTPCTTCPKNPECTDCTITELNQNPSIDITKDGVYVDSNNDGKTNVGDIVSYNFVIKNTGNVTLTNVIVTDNNAIVTGGPIATLAVGATDSTTFSASHSITQDDINAGFVYNLALATAKDPNDKPVTDTSSDPTPCTTCPKNPECTDCTITELNQNPSIDITKDGTYVDSNNDGKTNVGDIVSYNFIIKNTGNVTLTNVTVTDNNAVVTGGPIATLAVGATDSTTFSASHTITQDDINAGFVYNLALATAKDPNDKPVTDTSSDPTPCSTCPKNPECTDCTITELNQNPSIEVVKTAITTSFAKVGDVINYIITVKNTGNVTLNQVMVKDPLTGLNATIEVLATGETREFPQSYTVTQEDLNKGSVLNVASATGKDPKGGTVSDEDSEIVSEKETPIDAVNDTAGPIVGINQITTNVINVFTNDTLNGTAVNPNDVILSTDNSNPYLYLNEDGSVDVLANAPEGTLTLTYQICEKLNISNCDTATVTITIVKPIMTVNAEAICINDVPYLKYTATAVNFTPTNGVTLTWVDGTNKIVSTMENLPLSGQVLWPGATVDSNGVGTDWPGWLLVDNKWIQGADGFENIRPTASVTFALNPEVTVIVNYPPADPFCTSRPTFKIDAVDDTAGPINGFYGEINVLNVFTNDTLNTVAVNPNDVNLKEIANSSNGLLTLNEDGTVDVKPNTPTGTYTLTYQICEKADANNCDTAVVTVTVVNTPPPAPPIPIFAEDDLVLNVNGASGATNILNVLTNDFLDNKTPTLNTVILTLVTPDPTGSLTLNPDGTIDVKPGTPAGTYTFVYQICEIGKPTNCDTATVTVTVICNDFTKVYGKVTNVDTNTPLANVPITLKPLNGTPGPVLFRVTKADGSYSFDNMVAGEYVLQVQDANLNSAYELFNTTPSFLIIKVEKCNYLIRDFGYGKTDLPVLGDFVWYDLNNNGKQDEWYDANNDNLVTQNIPDANGVIDYSKWEWIDFNGDGSYKGVQNTGELNAAGFGNGTTDIPNIYITGPNGFSRTVTMGILGYWRTRPAAGAYGEYRIEIKEEPLLEAASQAMAATGLVKVLPSTSNKEINPKLYKATSYIDCGTTTNNVLFATLTDQKLVNLDIDFGISCKTFAGLDAVDDTYSFVQCSQTGVIGNVITNNDLLNGIKATSTDVNFKILTGSNPFITFDSIGNVTILNGIAVGKYVFTYQICNNQFPTDCDTATVTIEVTPIASITINSTACNADTSVIDLNTLLPTNIPSGGAWIDSSNSSALNGSIFSPFELALGNYQFEYKITNGDCPQSVVIDMNVNFDCKVLGCGTVIVHNAFTPNGDGLNEVFKIDNIDDTICYPENSIEIYNRWGVLVFETKNYNNTSNYFDGISRGRTTISQSSGLPTGTYFYILNYTSFDLNGNPIQNKKDGYLYLSK; this is translated from the coding sequence GTGGTAACTGATAACAATGCTGTGGTAACTGGTGGTCCTATTGCAACTCTTGCTGTGGGTGCAACAGATAGCACTACCTTCTCAGCTTCACATACCATTACTCAAGATGATATCAATGCAGGATTTGTTTACAACTTGGCTTTGGTAACTGCTAAAGACCCAAATGACAAACCTGTAACTGATACTTCTTCTGACCCTACTCCTTGCATTACTTGTCCTAAAAATCCTGAGTGTACTGATTGTACTATTACTGAATTGAATCAAAACCCAAGTATTGACATCACAAAAGATGGTGTGTATGTAGATAGCAACAATGATGGTAAAACCAATGTAGGCGATATCGTTTCGTACAACTTTGTAATTAAAAATACAGGTAATGTTACCTTAACTAATGTAGTGGTAACTGATAACAATGCTGTGGTAACTGGTGGTCCTATTGCAACTCTTGCTGTGGGTGCAACAGATAGCACTACCTTCTCAGCTTCACATAGCATTACTCAAGATGACATCAATGCAGGATTTGTTTACAACTTGGCTTTAGCAACTGCTAAAGATCCAAATGACAAACCAGTAACTGATACATCATCTGACCCTACTCCTTGCACTACTTGTCCTAAAAATCCAGAGTGTACTGATTGTACTATCACTGAATTGAATCAAAATCCAAGTATTGACATCACAAAAGATGGGGTTTATGTAGATAGCAACAATGATGGTAAAACCAATGTAGGCGATATCGTTTCGTACAACTTTGTAATTAAAAATACTGGAAATGTAACTTTAACTAATGTAATAGTTACTGATAATAATGCTATAGTAACTGGTGGTCCTATTGCAACTCTTGCTGTAGGTGCAACTGATAGCACTACATTCTCAGCTTCACATAGCATTACTCAAGATGACATCAATGCAGGATTTGTTTACAACTTGGCTTTGGCTACCGCTAAAGATCCAAATGACAAACCAGTAACTGATACTTCTTCTGACCCTACTCCTTGCACTACTTGTCCTAAAAATCCAGAGTGCACTGATTGTACTATTACTGAATTGAATCAAAATCCAAGTATCGACATCACAAAAGATGGTACTTATGTTGACAGTAACAATGATGGTAAAACCAATGTAGGTGATATTGTTTCGTACAACTTTATAATCAAAAATACAGGTAATGTAACCTTGACTAATGTAACTGTAACTGATAATAATGCTGTGGTAACTGGTGGTCCAATTGCAACACTTGCTGTGGGTGCAACAGATAGCACTACATTCTCAGCTTCACATACCATTACTCAAGATGACATCAATGCAGGATTTGTTTACAACTTGGCTTTGGCAACTGCTAAAGATCCAAATGACAAACCAGTAACTGATACTTCTTCAGACCCTACTCCTTGCAGTACTTGTCCTAAAAATCCAGAATGTACTGATTGTACTATCACTGAATTGAATCAAAATCCAAGTATCGAGGTGGTAAAAACTGCAATTACAACAAGTTTTGCAAAAGTTGGAGATGTAATCAATTATATAATTACAGTTAAAAATACTGGAAACGTTACTTTGAACCAAGTAATGGTTAAAGACCCATTGACAGGTTTAAATGCAACCATTGAAGTATTAGCTACAGGTGAAACTAGAGAGTTTCCTCAAAGCTATACGGTAACACAAGAAGATTTGAACAAAGGCTCAGTGCTTAATGTGGCATCAGCTACTGGCAAAGATCCAAAAGGAGGTACTGTTTCTGATGAAGACAGCGAAATAGTTAGCGAAAAAGAAACTCCAATTGATGCTGTAAATGATACAGCTGGACCAATCGTAGGAATAAATCAAATTACAACTAATGTAATTAATGTTTTCACTAATGATACATTAAACGGAACTGCTGTTAATCCAAATGATGTGATACTTTCAACAGACAATTCTAACCCATACTTATATTTAAATGAAGATGGTTCAGTTGATGTATTAGCAAATGCACCAGAAGGCACTTTGACACTAACCTATCAAATATGTGAAAAATTGAACATCAGCAATTGTGATACTGCAACAGTAACTATTACAATTGTAAAACCAATTATGACGGTTAATGCAGAAGCTATTTGTATCAATGATGTGCCTTATTTAAAATACACTGCAACAGCAGTAAACTTTACTCCTACTAACGGTGTTACATTAACTTGGGTAGATGGAACTAACAAAATCGTTAGTACAATGGAAAATTTACCATTGAGCGGTCAAGTTTTATGGCCTGGTGCTACCGTTGACTCAAATGGTGTAGGAACAGATTGGCCTGGTTGGTTACTTGTTGATAATAAATGGATTCAAGGAGCAGATGGATTCGAAAACATTAGACCAACAGCATCTGTAACTTTTGCATTAAATCCAGAAGTAACTGTTATCGTAAATTATCCGCCTGCAGATCCATTCTGTACTTCAAGACCAACGTTTAAAATCGATGCTGTTGATGATACAGCTGGTCCGATAAATGGATTCTATGGAGAAATTAATGTGTTAAATGTTTTCACCAATGACACATTAAATACTGTTGCGGTAAATCCAAATGATGTTAATTTGAAAGAAATAGCCAACAGTTCTAATGGTCTATTAACCCTTAATGAAGATGGAACTGTAGATGTTAAACCAAATACACCTACAGGAACTTACACATTAACTTATCAAATTTGTGAAAAAGCAGATGCTAACAATTGTGATACAGCTGTGGTAACAGTAACTGTTGTTAATACGCCACCACCAGCGCCACCAATTCCTATATTTGCAGAAGATGATTTGGTATTAAATGTAAATGGTGCTTCAGGAGCTACAAACATTTTAAATGTTCTTACCAATGATTTCTTGGATAACAAAACACCAACGTTAAATACTGTTATCTTAACTCTTGTTACTCCAGACCCAACAGGAAGTTTAACATTAAACCCTGATGGTACTATAGATGTAAAACCAGGTACACCAGCAGGGACTTACACTTTTGTGTATCAAATATGTGAAATCGGTAAGCCAACAAATTGTGATACAGCTACGGTAACAGTAACTGTTATATGTAATGATTTCACCAAAGTTTATGGTAAAGTTACCAATGTAGATACAAATACTCCATTGGCTAATGTACCTATTACCTTAAAACCATTAAATGGAACTCCTGGACCAGTACTTTTCAGAGTTACTAAAGCAGACGGTTCTTACTCATTTGACAATATGGTAGCTGGAGAGTATGTTTTGCAAGTTCAAGATGCCAACTTGAATAGTGCTTACGAGTTATTCAACACTACTCCTAGTTTCTTGATTATTAAAGTTGAAAAATGTAATTACCTAATAAGAGACTTTGGCTACGGCAAAACAGATCTTCCTGTTTTAGGCGATTTTGTTTGGTATGATTTGAATAATAATGGTAAACAAGATGAATGGTATGATGCTAACAATGATAATTTGGTAACTCAAAATATTCCTGACGCTAATGGTGTAATTGACTACAGTAAATGGGAATGGATTGATTTCAACGGTGATGGAAGTTACAAAGGAGTTCAAAATACAGGAGAATTAAACGCTGCTGGTTTTGGAAACGGAACAACCGATATTCCTAACATTTATATCACTGGGCCTAATGGTTTTTCAAGAACTGTAACGATGGGAATTCTTGGATATTGGAGAACACGACCAGCAGCAGGAGCCTATGGTGAGTATAGAATTGAAATCAAAGAAGAACCTTTGTTGGAAGCAGCCTCACAAGCTATGGCTGCCACTGGTCTTGTAAAAGTATTACCATCAACAAGTAATAAAGAAATTAATCCAAAGCTATACAAAGCAACTAGTTATATTGATTGTGGTACTACAACAAACAATGTTCTTTTTGCTACGCTTACTGATCAAAAACTTGTAAATCTTGATATTGATTTTGGAATTAGCTGTAAAACTTTTGCAGGATTAGATGCTGTTGATGATACCTATAGCTTTGTACAGTGCAGTCAAACCGGTGTAATTGGAAATGTAATCACGAACAATGATTTGTTAAACGGAATTAAAGCTACTTCTACTGATGTTAACTTTAAAATCTTAACTGGTTCCAATCCATTCATCACTTTTGATAGTATTGGTAATGTGACTATCTTAAATGGAATAGCAGTTGGAAAATATGTATTTACTTATCAAATATGTAATAATCAATTCCCAACAGATTGTGATACGGCTACCGTTACCATAGAAGTAACTCCAATTGCTTCAATAACTATCAATAGTACTGCTTGTAATGCTGATACGTCTGTGATTGATTTGAATACCTTGCTTCCAACCAATATTCCTTCAGGTGGAGCTTGGATTGATTCAAGTAATTCATCTGCACTAAATGGAAGCATTTTTTCTCCTTTTGAACTAGCACTTGGAAATTATCAATTTGAGTACAAAATTACTAATGGAGATTGCCCACAAAGTGTTGTTATAGATATGAATGTTAATTTTGATTGTAAAGTTTTAGGATGTGGAACTGTAATTGTTCACAATGCCTTTACTCCAAATGGTGATGGTTTAAATGAGGTCTTTAAAATTGACAATATTGATGATACAATCTGCTATCCAGAAAATAGTATTGAAATATATAATCGTTGGGGCGTGTTAGTTTTCGAAACCAAAAACTACAACAATACATCTAATTATTTTGATGGTATATCTCGAGGAAGAACAACAATTAGCCAGTCATCAGGTTTACCAACAGGAACTTATTTTTATATCTTGAATTACACTTCTTTTGATTTAAACGGAAATCCAATTCAAAATAAAAAAGATGGTTATTTGTATTTATCAAAATAA
- a CDS encoding M20/M25/M40 family metallo-hydrolase: MKKTFFTALLLSLGGVVFSQSSDELQLKAIYQSALTKGQGYQWLDHLSNQIGHRLSGSDNAEKAVQYTKAQLETLGLDRVFLQEVMVPKWVRGAKETAYIKDGKNKIEVPICALGGSIATPKKGLLAPVIEVHSIKELESLGTALKGKIVFYNRPMDAEQIETFKAYGHCVDQRSSGAREAAKYGAVGTIVRSMNLRLDDFPHTGNQSYGDLPQAQWIPTAAISTNGADLLSKKLKENPQLQFYFKQSCEQMADVLSYNVVGELKGSETPENIMVVGGHLDSWDLADGSHDDGAGVVQSMEALRILKQLNFKPKNTIRVVLFMNEENGNRGGKKYAELAQTNKENHVFALESDSGGFSPRGFSFECNDEEFAKISSWKGLFEPYLIHSFVKGHSGTDIGPLASKHIVKAGLKPDSQRYFDYHHAANDTFDAINKRELELGTATMASLLYLMDQKGL; the protein is encoded by the coding sequence ATGAAGAAAACTTTTTTTACAGCCCTATTGCTAAGCCTTGGTGGAGTCGTTTTTTCGCAATCATCAGATGAGTTGCAACTCAAAGCCATTTACCAATCCGCATTGACCAAAGGGCAAGGCTACCAATGGCTGGACCATCTTTCTAACCAAATCGGACACCGTTTATCAGGCTCTGATAATGCTGAAAAAGCGGTACAATACACCAAAGCACAATTAGAAACCTTAGGGTTAGATAGAGTGTTTTTGCAGGAAGTAATGGTGCCAAAGTGGGTGCGTGGTGCTAAAGAAACCGCTTATATTAAAGATGGAAAAAACAAAATTGAAGTGCCAATTTGTGCTTTGGGTGGGTCGATTGCTACACCTAAAAAGGGGTTGCTAGCTCCCGTAATCGAAGTGCATAGTATCAAAGAATTAGAAAGCTTGGGAACGGCTTTGAAAGGAAAAATAGTCTTTTATAACCGCCCAATGGACGCAGAACAAATCGAAACGTTTAAAGCTTACGGACATTGTGTGGACCAGCGTTCTTCGGGCGCTAGAGAAGCAGCAAAGTATGGTGCGGTGGGAACGATTGTACGTTCTATGAATTTGCGTTTGGATGATTTTCCGCATACTGGTAACCAAAGCTATGGCGACTTACCACAAGCACAATGGATTCCTACAGCAGCCATCAGTACCAATGGTGCGGACTTGTTAAGCAAGAAGTTAAAAGAAAACCCACAACTGCAATTCTATTTTAAACAATCTTGTGAACAAATGGCCGATGTGTTGTCTTATAATGTGGTGGGCGAATTGAAAGGAAGTGAAACCCCCGAAAACATTATGGTAGTGGGCGGTCATTTGGATTCTTGGGATTTAGCCGATGGTTCTCACGATGATGGAGCAGGAGTGGTGCAAAGTATGGAAGCCTTACGCATTTTGAAGCAGCTGAATTTTAAACCCAAAAACACGATTCGTGTAGTGTTGTTTATGAACGAAGAGAATGGCAACCGCGGAGGGAAAAAATATGCAGAATTGGCACAAACCAATAAAGAAAATCACGTTTTTGCACTAGAAAGCGATTCGGGAGGCTTTTCGCCAAGAGGTTTCTCATTCGAATGCAATGACGAGGAGTTTGCTAAAATTAGCAGTTGGAAAGGGTTATTTGAGCCTTATTTGATTCATAGTTTTGTAAAAGGGCATAGCGGAACAGATATTGGCCCATTGGCATCCAAACACATCGTCAAAGCAGGACTCAAGCCCGATTCTCAACGCTATTTTGATTACCATCACGCGGCTAACGATACCTTTGATGCCATCAACAAAAGAGAATTGGAATTGGGAACAGCTACGATGGCTTCTTTGTTGTATTTGATGGATCAAAAAGGATTGTAA
- a CDS encoding DUF1801 domain-containing protein, protein MKPAEAYIFNQPHLYQSIMLHLLQVIQQQLPESEVLFKWGIPYVYYKKKPFCYLAPNHKKGFVDLGFAKGFQLQQNQSHLIGEKRNTVKSLRYFNLENIDHDILLAVITEAKTL, encoded by the coding sequence ATGAAACCCGCTGAAGCCTATATTTTTAATCAGCCGCACTTGTACCAGAGTATTATGTTGCATTTACTTCAGGTGATTCAGCAACAACTACCCGAAAGTGAAGTGTTGTTCAAATGGGGCATTCCTTATGTGTATTATAAAAAGAAACCCTTTTGCTATCTCGCTCCCAATCACAAGAAAGGATTTGTCGATTTGGGTTTCGCCAAAGGTTTTCAATTGCAACAAAATCAGTCCCATTTGATTGGCGAGAAGCGAAATACGGTAAAATCGTTACGTTATTTTAACCTAGAAAATATCGACCACGACATTTTACTAGCCGTAATTACCGAAGCAAAGACATTGTAA
- the kdsA gene encoding 3-deoxy-8-phosphooctulonate synthase, with translation MNIQHIPQIKHTDSGNFFVLAGPCAIEGEEMALRIAERLVGITDKLQIPYVFKGSFKKANRSRIDSFSGIGDEKALKILQKVSETFGVPTVTDIHTNEDAAMAAAYVDVLQIPAFLVRQTDLVVAAAKTGKVVNLKKGQFMSPESMKHAVQKVLDCQNENVMVTDRGTMFGYQDMIVDYRGIPTMQQYATTVLDVTHSLQQPNQTAGVTGGRPDMIETVAKAGIAVGVDGIFIETHFDPANAKSDGANMLHLDYFEALMTKLVAIRQTINQF, from the coding sequence ATGAACATACAACATATCCCGCAAATTAAGCATACCGATAGTGGTAATTTTTTTGTATTAGCTGGTCCTTGCGCCATTGAAGGAGAAGAAATGGCTTTGCGTATCGCAGAGCGTTTGGTTGGCATCACAGACAAATTGCAAATTCCATACGTATTCAAAGGTTCTTTCAAAAAAGCCAACCGTTCTAGAATTGATAGTTTTTCTGGAATTGGAGACGAAAAAGCCTTAAAAATTCTTCAAAAAGTTTCTGAAACGTTTGGCGTTCCAACCGTTACAGATATTCATACTAATGAGGATGCGGCTATGGCTGCTGCTTATGTAGACGTGTTGCAAATTCCAGCTTTTTTGGTAAGACAAACTGACTTGGTTGTGGCTGCTGCCAAAACGGGAAAAGTAGTCAACTTGAAAAAAGGACAATTTATGAGTCCAGAGAGTATGAAACACGCCGTACAAAAAGTATTGGATTGCCAAAACGAAAATGTAATGGTTACTGACCGCGGTACTATGTTTGGTTATCAAGACATGATTGTAGACTATAGAGGTATTCCAACGATGCAGCAATACGCTACAACGGTTTTGGATGTTACGCATTCTTTACAACAACCCAACCAAACCGCTGGTGTAACTGGAGGTCGACCAGATATGATAGAAACTGTTGCCAAAGCTGGAATTGCAGTAGGTGTAGACGGTATCTTTATTGAAACTCATTTTGACCCAGCTAATGCTAAAAGTGATGGCGCGAATATGTTGCATTTGGATTATTTTGAAGCTTTAATGACCAAACTTGTGGCTATTAGACAAACTATCAATCAATTTTAA